DNA from Phycisphaerae bacterium:
AGTTAGCTCCCGTTCGCGGATCAGGCCTGGACAAAACAGCATTATAGATCAGGCGGGGCGGTTCCGCCAGTGGGATTATCAGACGGCTGCTGGATTATCGGTCGTTGGGGCGGCCGGGCGTCGAGGCGGCCTAAGCCTGGCGGCGGAAGCTGTCGATAAGTTATTTACAGACCGCCGTGGTCACGGTATCATAGGGGCTGGCGGTCAAATCGGAAGGAGGAGACAGTGATGAGCCGACGTGCGGGATATCTGTTGGCGTTGACGGCGCTGGTGCTGGTTTCGACCCCGGTGGTCAAAGCGGACGTGCCGGGACCGATGGACGTGCTCAATGGTCTGTACTACGCCGGGCTGTTTCCTCGCGTGCAGCGGGACATCTATCAGGACGGCTGGGTGGTGGACTTCGGCCGCACCTTCGTGGACAGCACCTACGACTTCGGCAACGTGGAGATGACGCTGAACGGGGCCCTGGACGGCCAGTTCACAATCGGGCATCGCGGGATCGACGAGATCAGCTATTCGCTGAGCACGCCGGGCGGTCTGGCCTTCCAACTGGTGGAGTGGGACGGGATCAACGAGATTTCCGTCGATGACGGCCTGCTGAACATCGAACAGAACTTCAAGGTGA
Protein-coding regions in this window:
- a CDS encoding PEP-CTERM sorting domain-containing protein; this encodes MSRRAGYLLALTALVLVSTPVVKADVPGPMDVLNGLYYAGLFPRVQRDIYQDGWVVDFGRTFVDSTYDFGNVEMTLNGALDGQFTIGHRGIDEISYSLSTPGGLAFQLVEWDGINEISVDDGLLNIEQNFKVNRYGFYTLEMNIVGRGTTVTNGILDDSAPIDFNVGPIDIQGHLLLDLVNVILYNAFGTYIPGGAFDAIVLGDFIQSDLAADLLAGATIEAQPEPTAAAAPEPSTLLVLALGGIPLLWRRIGR